DNA sequence from the Bombus huntii isolate Logan2020A chromosome 16, iyBomHunt1.1, whole genome shotgun sequence genome:
GCTCGGCCGCAACATAATTTTTGCAAACACAGAATATCAGTTAATTCTTCGACACTGGCGCAACCAGCGAGGTCCTACAGAATTAAAAAGCAATAGATCAAAAACCCCatagataaaattaattagaagTTTATCAATGATtcatgtataaaaaaatattgtaaaagaTATCTCACTTGCTTATTGGCATATATCAGGAATAAAGCGTCTTTTAATTCGcgttcatttacaatttttgaTAGTTCGTTCTGAGCCTCTTCGAATCTAGATCTATCACTGGCATCAACTACAAAGATTACTGCCTGTGTATTGTGATAGTAATGTTTCCATAGTGGCCTAAACTTCTGTTGTCCACCAACATCCCATAAAGTGAATACCAAATTTTTATACTCTAGACTTTCTACATTAAAGCCAATTGTAGAAATTGGCGGTCCGGAGAGCGTGATGCCTCTTATGGCTGATAGAATGCTTGTTTTTCCAGCACCATCTAATCCTAAGATTACCACACGCATGTCAATCTTTGTGCCGATATGTACTCTGTTGTCCTGTAATTCCATTATGAATTATTGTGATGCTTCGACTTAATAATGTAAACACTTACACGGCTGAATATTATAGGTATAGAGGACTCAGGTGTGAGGAAGTCAGGGCCAAGTTGAGCATaatgttgttgctgttgttccAACGTAGTTAACACTTCTTTAACTTTCGTTGCGCTACTTAATAACTTCCAATCTTCAGAATCCAAAATACTTTCGCACTGAATGCACACATCAGCTACTTGAGACCTAGTGGTAGTTAAATCCTGTTGTTGCTGGCTTAAAGCGCATAATCTCCCACGGGTTTCTGTTTCAATACAAGAGATGGCTGCATTTTCTTGTTCAGCCAATAGAGCTCTTAGTTCCTCAAAATGCTGACGTACTCTTTGTCTTGCATCTTCTATTGCCCATCCTTCTAGCTCTTGTATCACCGTTTCTAATAACAACAATCATAATAAAGATTTACTATGGATTTACTTATTGAATCTTTGCATTAACTACTGTTcaataaagaattaaaataaaatatgaaagtgTTAGAATAATGAGAGCAAACATGCCTATTCTGTGTGCTGTATCTCTCATACTCTCCATAAATTGTGTCATTTTCTGCAGAGCAGTGACAATAGATTTTCTAATATTCTCTGCCTCAACTTCCACCAAAGCTAGCTACAATTAGAATAGACAGTAGAATATTGATCATCAATTACAAATTATGTTTGTTACCTTATGCGTACTATGTCTACCATAATCCTTGCACAAATAGCACATAAGGGAATTATGGCAACCTTCCTGAGTGCAAGTAAATTCTGCAACATGTGTTGTATGCACTGGACACTTTGGTTTGTCCTTCGGTTTCTCTGATAGAGTTACACGTTTATGTTTGCTTAAAGTCCTTGAAGAATGAATGGTACTATCACAATTCTCACACAAATGTGTCATACAAATTGTACAATATAATACTGCTGTATGAGTTTCATCTTCATCGCAAGTTTGATTAGATTGGAATCTCTCCCTTTCAAGTATAGATAGTTTCTCACTGTTGGACTGTTCTAGTCTCTCTAGCAATTCTATTAGAgcaaaattctttttcaaGTTACAGACATTGTTCTGACTAATGCCTGTTGGCTGTCTATCAAAAGGACACAATAAGAACTGCTGATCTGTCATGCAAGGTCTCAATCGTAAAAGACATGAATGACATACTGTGTGACCACAGTGTAGTAATCTTGGTACTTTTATTCCATCGACAGTAAATACTTCTTCACAGACACGACATTCTAGTACCTAAAGAttgatatttaaaacaaaatcAGAAATTTAAGATAGTTTATTTGgtttgatttattaaatatgcTTGACTTACGTTGGTTCTTACAGTAGGTTTTAGAGTCTGTTTAAAGTATTTGCTCAGACGATCCAAGTTGTCAGTCatgataatttttttattgaaattagatatatatgaaaaattattaatagttACAGAACAATGGGTATTAATGCAAGTACTCCACTTTTTAAGCAAGTTTTAGGTTAGAGAgtattttcatatataaaactgcataaaatatttgttagcTGTAATGattcgaaaatatttaaatcagtaataacaaataacttataacaactaataatgtaatttaatttttgtaaaataagtTTAAAagcttaaaatatttttgcataacTTTTCCACGtgttttatcatttaattatACGATAAGAAATGATTGTTTTAGATGATTTCAAATAAgtaaagttttatttttttactagATACAGTGCTGTCTTAATAATTAGATGCAGTTCAGACGAATTTCGTCAATTAACAAGACAGTCTATTCCAAGATCTTCTTgcattcaaatttattaattgatgatattagtaaattaataagttacaagttatatgttatagatgtcttttctataattttatatataattcatataattttatattacgatCATATTAGTTGACTTCTAATTCATAAAATTGACTTCCAAAGCTTCATTcgttacataaaataatttattatgtaaaatagTACTAtagttgtaaaatttcactgataatatttattcaattcaATAATGCAAGATGAGAAGGcccaaaaattctatttcagcttgaaatatttagtaatattacaattttaggGCAGATTTACAATTACATTCACGACATATCAAGGCGAATATGCAACAATTCTAATTTTCTGCATAATTTTCAGCATGGGAGAAATTCAGCTCTATGAATTATCGCCTCTAACGGTCAAACGGATTaactatatttacattttttcctcTGGTGTTTTTAGTGACTAAAACGTGCGTATCCACTGTGAAAGTGGCAATGATAATGAAAACCTAGCCGAAAGCAGATGCTTAGTGTCAATTCGAAAACTAACAGCAAAACATACCGTGATGTACACacttataaattttttattgttatttttatatgagAAAAGTTTTTTCAGCAAACCAGTCGAGCGACGGAATCAAATTTCCGCGTGAATTATTACATATACAGCAAATGAATggattataaaattgtacaattattGTATATGCAATTGCCAGTATCCCTCGTTGGTTACCCATGCGAATGCATATTTCCTCTCTCGCCGTGTGTATATGCATTTCTCTCACCAGAAGCTCCAGAAAAAATGTACATATAGTTCGAATGTTGACCACCAGTGTGGATTTCCCTAGTGTGCATTTTCTGGTTTTATTAACTATGCATTGGCGATCACTCTATTCGCCTTTACTCATGATACAACAATGCATAACTAGATTTTGTCGCATATGTGAATGCGTCTTAAATTAGTATAGAGCAGACGACTTATCGCCATTTTACCCAGGTAATTCAAGAATAACGTAGGGAGTACGAAATTATAAAGATGTTGACTGTAAGATCAGCTTTACGAGGATTCACCAGATCTTTCAAAACTACTGCTGTTAACAAAAGTGATCACGGGCCAGAAGGTTTTCCCGGTGCCGTAAGTAAAAAGATAATGTATTATTCTATAACACATAACGAAATCTGacttaataattttttgtcaaaataaaaataagctaTAGAAACTTGAAATAATTAACTGCATGTTTTTTAGACATTTACTATCCCTCCTTTCCTTATCAatgaaaaacaataaaaatttcacttttctttttacaGAACTTACCTTTTAGCATCAACAACAGATACAAGTTATGTGCAATATTCATGGCTTTCTTTGGAAGTGGATTTTCTGTTCCTTTCCTTGTTCTCCGGTACCACTTAACGAAGTAATATGTGTGAGTTCTATCAATTTATAGTTCCTATGAAGCACCTCAATGTAAATTTGGATTTATCTTGATCATTGTTTTACAGGTATTACAGCATTAACATTAATAAATTAGTCTAATACTGTTGCAAAACATGTAATATGTAACAtagatttgtaataaaaatattgtaaaataaagttttataagTATTTAATAAAGTCATAATGTCAACATTTTCAGAAATGTTTTCACATAGACATTGACATAATTTATCATAcataatgaatataatataatatagaatatagaaGATTTATAATACAGAAgaatttccatttattttattttcatgaaaaCAACCAATATACATATTCAACCAATTTAAATATTGCTATTTGTAGACGAGATATACTAGATTAAATAGATTCACATGAATTGgcaaattttttcattataatcAGGAATGGAGAATAATTGTAGTAATTATCCCATTACATAACTAGAGAGAAACGCggttatttcatttatataacCTATTTTATGTGTCACGATTCAAATGTTACTCTATATATATGATTCagttataatttcaatacgtACAATGTCGCATCTTATTTTGCTCAATAAACATTTAATTGGTAAACgctaaaataattcaattggTATATTCAACTTTGACCTCTGCATATCTATTATCTTCAGCTTCTATTATTTAACgagatattattattcttcAAGGACTCGCTTACGTTAGAGCTAATCTATGAATAGGTGTCAATACGCAGTTTCATAGGCGGGATTTGCGTGTTGTTCCTCCTGTTCGATTTTAACTCGGCTGGAAGGATTTTTTTTTCGCGCACGTGAGTATCAGCCTTGACGAGTTTCTGCTTGCCGGAAAAGAGTTGCGTTTTAAGATAAGGTGTCGTCATTTACATAAGATAGTGTTACCATGAACTGACGCTTACCGGGCTTACCTTGCAAAAAGCACATGCTGCTTAGAAATTATTAATCTTTTTATGTGAACAGTTCTAACCTTCATGCATATTCATATTCCGGGGAATGTCGTTTGACGTTCCCATGAAGTAAAACAAGGTCAATTGATTTCGAATCGGGATTGAAGCACGTCTTTCTCCAGCATAGCGGTTAGACGAATTCTATACATCAACATGTATCACAAATTGAATCTCGAAGTCAAGTATCTTACTGAACAACATCTTACCGGCTTCGAGAACTATAAAGTAAGTCCTCTAGCTAAGTATTTTTCTTCATAATTTGTATTGAATAATATTGAATGCGTGGTAAAAATTTTCGTTTATTATTAGTTTATTACCTCGGAATTATAATATAGATTTAAGAAAAGACTATAGTTTCATAcatattttatcgtaaatttttcattcatctACATTTTCAGTATAGTTCAGTGGATACAAGCCCTCTCAGTGTATATATTATGCATCCATTTTGGAATAAAGTAGTACAGGTACATcctttatataaaatgtttatttataattacgtATTCAATTTCATATATCAATTTGGGACTTTTTTATAGTATTGTCCAAAGTGGGTTGCCCCAAACGTATTAACTTTCTCTGGATTTCTGTTTACTGTCTTTAACTTCACGTTGTTTACATTTTATGATTATTATTTGTATGCATCAAGTGATGATAAGCCACAGTATCCTCCTATACCAAGATGGGTCTTTGCCTTGGGTGCATTCAATGTTTTTATGGCATATACTCTTGGTAAGTATAATCTTAACATCTCCTATGAATTTACAAATTCATTGTATTTAATGTAATGTTTATTTTGCAGATGGTATTGATGGAAAACAAGCACGACGTACGCAAACATCAGGTCCTTTAGGAGAGCTATTTGATCATGGACTAGATAGTTGGACAACAATGCTCATTAGTGTTTGTATGTTTTCTGTGTTTGGTAGGACAGACCATAGTGTATCTCCATTAAGAATGTATTTCATTCTATGGAACGTGTTTATTAGTTTCTACTTAACTCATTGGGAAAAGTATAACACAGGGGTACTATTTCTTCCTTGGGGATATGATCTATCTATGGTAGTAAGTATTCATTCAAAGTATCTATTAAATTATTGGTAAGTGATTCATGTAATTTATGGTTATCTCTAAAATTTTTAGGGTACTATTATTGTCTTTGTCATATCTAGTATAGGCGGACATAAAGCCTGGAAGATTGTGTTCCCTGGTGGTATACCAGTTGGTGTAATGTTtgaagtattactttatgtcaCTGCAATTGTATCTAGTTTGCCTGTAGTTCTATGGAATATATATAAGTTAGTACAATACAATTAAagtaatttacattttttagtAACGTTTTCTCAtatatattaacaaaatatattttgtaatctCTAGATCATATAGGGACAAGACTGGTAAAATGCGAACGTTCCTAGATGCCATAAGACCTCTACTGCCTCTAGCAGTACTCTTTTCGATTTCAACAATTTGGGTAGTTCATTCACCTAGTAATATCATAGACAAAGATCCTAGGATAATTTTCTTAGCAATTGGAACTATTTTTTCAAACATCTGTGTAAGATAATTAGTCAGAGAATTGAATTTAAACCGTttgattgataaaaattaatttaattaatttatattctttaaaatttacaGTGTCGTTTAATTGTTTCACAAATGAGCAACACCAGATGTGAACTATTATCATGGATATTACTACCTGTAGCAGTTGCAGCCCTTTTCTCATTTATCTTGCCTAGTATAGATTTGGTATTCACATATATTCTTGCCATTATAGCTTTATTGGCACATATTCACTATGGAACATGTGTGGTAAgctttatattattattttcaataaaatattttataatacagGGAGTTTTTGAAATCGTGGTACAACCGGAAgcttgtaattataaatacattttgttTATATGATATGAGATATGAGGTagtatatacaaaatatacaatgtGGAACAAAAATGTGAGCTGTGGAATGGACTTGGGTTAATGAATATgagataataaatattagataTTAGATATAGTATATACAGTTGTCGATAATGCAGaaagtgagagagagagattgaTAGCTTAATATGCAACTTTTGAAATATCAGATATGGAAGATTGAATAGAGTTGGTTGTGGAATATATGAGATAAGATGGGAGAATATAGGACATAGAAGATGAGATATGATTCCCCGAGCAAGATGTGTGATTAAGGTGCACGTATACTTAATGAACAtacaaaaaaaagatattattctACATGTTCGACTTAGCTTTATACGAGGAATCCTTTCCAGTTGTACCATGTTTGCAGAAACATCCTATATAgactattattaataaattatttattccttTAGGTGCGTCAGATGTGTCGTCATTTCCGTATTCACACGTTCCATATTAAAGATCGTGCAGACTGACTACTTGCCGACGATACATgttaaaaatgaagaaatacgAACAAACGGTCGGAAAGAGCTACGAATGATTGAGTACAGAGCAGACAAATGGAAGAAACTTCAGAATTACGATTGATAAGAAGAacaaaagaatatttcaaatatgaaCATGCAAATATTGGACAGTAGATAATAGGAGTTTATTTGAGCATACAACCATCGCTGATCATATATCTAAAAATAGAGAGAGAGTACCTGTTAAGTAATGTTAATAATTCAGTTGCAAAGATGAAGCCATTTCCATTTCATGTTGCTGTGATATAATTAAAGAAGAACCTAGAAGCTTTCTTTATGTGTACATACTCCCAAATAAGTTCACATACGTTCTCTCTACTTTGTCTTTTTGTGTTCTGTTCGTAACTCTGACTGTGCATAGAGCATTCATTTAAAGCACGCAAGGCTTTTAGCTGTTGCGCATCGAATTCTTCGTTTTTAACATGTATTGTCTGAAAAATGAGATTATGAATCTGGCTTGCTCAATTTTCCCACAAAACGAACATTTCTTTCctttagagaaattaaaaaatttgtggAGAAATTTAAGAGTCAAATTTCGAGATTTTTTGAACTTTTAAAGGTCTCCACAGAAgcttttcttttgtttcgagTGATTGCCAAAAGGACGAAGTTTTCTTTTGCTTGAAAATTCTGAGCAAGTTAGCAGATAAACTTCGATATGGATAAAAGAGAAAGGGTGTAATGCTGGTGTAATAAGATAGAAgacattatttattttgcgtaagtatgtatgtgtatgttatattatatttaatcgGCTTCCTGAAACGAAGAATCTTTGCAAATAATGTAGAAAATGTCGTGTACCGACGTAGATAACGATAAGTCATAACGATAAGTGACATTGAGTCACAAATTTTGACTTAGATTAAATCAAGTCAATCGAATTGATTAAAGAACTTAGTGAGTAACTGAAGAAAGGATAcgcgatatttcattttcttctttctttataaaatattccaaatgaCGTTTTAGTCCATACTcattgcggatttttatgcatttatgggaaatttgaagctgcaaaaatatatagaatttacataaagcaCAAAAGtgcataaaatatattactagTTACAATATTCAATAGGTAAAGTAAGCCTGCTTAGGTTTCACTTTTTTATttgtgtttataaaaatatgaatttgcctAAAAATTCGGAGtctaaaaaaatttaataagttTTCAACGTgggaaaaaatatatgaaatcaCAGTCAGAAGTCAGAAATCATGCAACAATTAATTACCTGATcattttttgttattaataccaatcaattattataatttttgtcTACAAGATATGTAGTTGGTGACAATAGCAGATGGTGTAAGatatataaatagtaaatatattaattaatttgtgaACTGAAATGAATAATTTGGCTTGTAAGTTAGGAAACAGTATATGCAACTATTAAGTGTTAAATAATTCCCACGTTGTACGAATAAAACGAACAAATAAGTCAATGTAACACTAACTAATTTGTTGAAATGTGTATTATTATCATGGGTTTCCATTGATTTTATGCATTGAAATTCCATTATAATGTTTTAAGCGAAAATTTTTCTATTCCTGCATTTAATATTGTTACTAGTCTAATTTATCTTATcgatatacataattttaagaaatttaacgCATTGCATtttgtaaaagaaaagaattaattCAAGCATTCGTTCGAAATTGTAAGTAGAGTGGAGAATGTTAATAGGTGTAACGAGTTTTTTGTAAACTTtagtatatgtacatacatagtCACAAAAGAACTTACCGAACGTGTAGGAACTCAAAATGCTAAATTTTTTAACTACCTAGGTGTTTATGGACATACTTGTACAAATAGTAATTAACGAAAGCTATGTAACCCGTTCTAATTAAAACACCGTTTATGTAACTTTACTTTTTAGATATTTAGTTCTTCTTTTTTACGTAAggtattaattatttgtatcGTTTATCACTCATCGAATATAATAATGTATGTATTAATTTCTCGAACGTTTGTTTTTGCCAAAGATGTTAAAAACAGgaattttacataaatatttcgcTTACTGCGAGCAGTTATATACACAttttatctatatatttttaatgcattaataatacaattaaaagCACAAAAGACTGTTTTGCATTTACTTTACTTTTACATATAATCCATGTAATTATAGAAATGAACAAAGAGTTATCTATTTTAGGAATACATCTCTTATATATTTCAGGATTatgataaaaatgattttgtaGATATAAATAACGTTTATAAAGTagctataaaattatatacaaaacCTATCATCCATAAAAAAACTGTACTATTTTTTGCGAGATTGTAAGTactcttcttttattttttctctttcttcagGCAAAGGGAGGTACGGTTTTACACCTCGAATCTTCCTATTGATCATTACCGCTCTCTAAAacattcataaaatatttgaagcaCACTGTATTCAGAACTGACATTAATGTACTTAgtgaatatatatgtacaattaCCCAAAATTTCTTACAGAGCttgtaattttcaaattgcaTTATACAATTATTAGCTTCGTATTTATTGTCTTCTAGGCATTTCCCACTGATGTTATATTCCtaaaaaataaacaagatAAACATGCTTTTTATACCTTTGAGGTTAAGTAACAGACTTTCCATcaacttttaaaataatagaTCAACAGCTACAATTTATCTATTCTTCCATTCTTCTCTAAATTAGTTTCtaactttttaaattgtaagtttcgtttctttaaatatctTAATTGAATAAAAAGGTTCAAATTATATAACCTCA
Encoded proteins:
- the LOC126874595 gene encoding E3 ubiquitin-protein ligase TRIM23-like yields the protein MTDNLDRLSKYFKQTLKPTVRTNVLECRVCEEVFTVDGIKVPRLLHCGHTVCHSCLLRLRPCMTDQQFLLCPFDRQPTGISQNNVCNLKKNFALIELLERLEQSNSEKLSILERERFQSNQTCDEDETHTAVLYCTICMTHLCENCDSTIHSSRTLSKHKRVTLSEKPKDKPKCPVHTTHVAEFTCTQEGCHNSLMCYLCKDYGRHSTHKLALVEVEAENIRKSIVTALQKMTQFMESMRDTAHRIETVIQELEGWAIEDARQRVRQHFEELRALLAEQENAAISCIETETRGRLCALSQQQQDLTTTRSQVADVCIQCESILDSEDWKLLSSATKVKEVLTTLEQQQQHYAQLGPDFLTPESSIPIIFSRDNRVHIGTKIDMRVVILGLDGAGKTSILSAIRGITLSGPPISTIGFNVESLEYKNLVFTLWDVGGQQKFRPLWKHYYHNTQAVIFVVDASDRSRFEEAQNELSKIVNERELKDALFLIYANKQDLAGCASVEELTDILCLQKLCCGRAWHIQGSSSLTNACGSTQGLDWLTQQLGAHETLYTIPTIS
- the LOC126874598 gene encoding coiled-coil-helix-coiled-coil-helix domain-containing protein 7, with protein sequence MSTSNINNKHISTLKEKLTQDQHLINPCLQEYNISGKCLEDNKYEANNCIMQFENYKLCKKFWRAVMINRKIRGVKPYLPLPEEREKIKEEYLQSRKK
- the LOC126874597 gene encoding ethanolaminephosphotransferase 1-like, with product MYHKLNLEVKYLTEQHLTGFENYKYSSVDTSPLSVYIMHPFWNKVVQYCPKWVAPNVLTFSGFLFTVFNFTLFTFYDYYLYASSDDKPQYPPIPRWVFALGAFNVFMAYTLDGIDGKQARRTQTSGPLGELFDHGLDSWTTMLISVCMFSVFGRTDHSVSPLRMYFILWNVFISFYLTHWEKYNTGVLFLPWGYDLSMVGTIIVFVISSIGGHKAWKIVFPGGIPVGVMFEVLLYVTAIVSSLPVVLWNIYKSYRDKTGKMRTFLDAIRPLLPLAVLFSISTIWVVHSPSNIIDKDPRIIFLAIGTIFSNICCRLIVSQMSNTRCELLSWILLPVAVAALFSFILPSIDLVFTYILAIIALLAHIHYGTCVVRQMCRHFRIHTFHIKDRAD